A single region of the Chrysoperla carnea chromosome 5, inChrCarn1.1, whole genome shotgun sequence genome encodes:
- the LOC123301411 gene encoding death-associated inhibitor of apoptosis 1-like, with the protein MVVISINKALSSFSDDDESIKIIKRPQIKYPEHVTLESRLRTYKSWNHPIKVEELAAARFFYVGFEDRTKCFYCGLGLYCWAVNDIAWEQHARWYSPCAYVRINKGDEFIQDVCSRIKLWLNKEDAIKLLQYDIKKDKN; encoded by the coding sequence atggtggtaatatcaataaataaagcaTTGTCATCATTTTCTGATGATgatgaaagtataaaaataattaaaagaccCCAAATTAAGTATCCAGAGCACGTAACATTAGAATCACGTTTAAGAACATATAAAAGTTGGAATCATCCAATAAAAGTAGAAGAACTAGCTGCAGCAAGATTTTTTTATGTGGGATTCGAAGATAGAACTAAATGCTTTTACTGCGGCTTAGGCTTATATTGTTGGGCTGTAAATGATATAGCATGGGAACAACATGCTCGATGGTATAGTCCATGTGCTTATGTTCGTATAAATAAAGGAGATGAATTTATACAAGATGTTTGTAGCAGAATAAAATTATGGTTAAATAAAGAGgatgcaataaaattattacaatatgatataaaaaaagataaaaactaG